A region from the Patagioenas fasciata isolate bPatFas1 chromosome 27, bPatFas1.hap1, whole genome shotgun sequence genome encodes:
- the TMEM161A gene encoding transmembrane protein 161A isoform X2, whose protein sequence is MAVMGVQVVVTLLAASVMQKMAPHCSFARWLLCNGSLHRYKHPSDEELCALAGKQRPKTKRDRRVNGVTDEKPLSVPRDIDLRLDTSPITAVDALVLRYFLEYQWFVDFAVYSTAVYIFTEGYYCLADPEKETNMGVLWCLLTVVFSIKVFFTVMRHYFRSEEGGERSVCLTFAFFFLLLAMVALVIREDYLEFGLEPGLASVTSNLENILKQRGWEWTLPIAKLTFKLALVALCSFLGACLTFPGLRLAQTHLDALRMAADKPLTQVLLHLSFLAPVLVLVMWIKPISRDFLLHAPMGKQTVQLMSDSAYNTARLWTIVGLCLLRLAVTRCHLQAYLGLAERWVEQMRREAGRITGLEIQRKITRIYCYVAVVSLQYLGPVVLTLHCTLLLKTLVGLNPAHAVSTLGISHQHICGVGTDPLSPVPSVTQGTTPGGCTQSPLPSLRRHRQHLRTTAARTGRTCMPRWSRSRASWAASSPPSSSVDSLPSSPGGWPPARSSPASLASISTSTLQPPDRGSWDVPRGAVGAQLWVPSLPPWLVSRFARGHMRTPTWGHFCHQLLA, encoded by the exons ATG GCGGTGATGGGGGTGCAggtggtggtgaccctgctgGCAGCCAGCGTCATGCAGAAGATGGCCCCGCACTGCTCCTTCGCTCGCTGGCTGCTGTGCAACGGCAG CCTGCACCGCTACAAGCACCCGTCGGACGAGGAGCTCTGCGCCCTGGCGGGCAAGCAGCGCCCCAAGACCAAGCGCGACAG GAGGGTGAATGGCGTGACGGATGAGAAGCCCCTCTCCGTGCCCCGGGACATCGACCTCCGCCTGGACACCAGCCCCATCACCGCCGTGGATGCTCTGG TGCTGCGTTATTTCCTGGAGTACCAGTGGTTCGTGGATTTTGCCGTCTACTCCACCGCCGTGTACATCTTCACCGAGGGCTACTACTGCCTGGCGGACCCTGAAAAGGAGACGAACATGGGGGTGCTCTGGTGCCTGCTGACCGTCGTCTTCTCCAT CAAGGTCTTCTTCACGGTGATGCGCCATTACTTCCGCTCAGAGGAGGGGGGCGAGCGCTCCGTCTGCCTCACCTTcgccttcttcttcctcctcctggccATGGTGGCCCTGGTGATCCGCGAGGACTACCTGGAGTTCGGGCTTGAGCCCG GGCTGGCCAGTGTCACCAGCAACCTGGAGAACATCCTGAAGCAGCGGGGCTGGGAGTGGAC GTTGCCCATTGCCAAGTTGACTTTCAAGCTGGCGCTGGTGGCCCTGTGCTCCTTCCTGGGTGCCTGCCTGACCTTCCCGGGGCTGCGCCTGGCCCAGACGCACCTCGACGCTCTGCGGATGGCGGCCGACAAGCCCCTGACCCA GGTCCTGCTCCACCTGAGTTTCCTGGCGCCCGTCCTGGTGCTGGTGATGTGGATCAAGCCCATCTCGCGGGATTTCCTTCTCCACGCACCCATGGGCAAGCAGACGGTGCAGCT CATGTCGGACTCCGCCTACAACACCGCGCGGCTCTGGACCATCGTGGGGCTCTGCCTGCTGCGCCTGGCTGTCACCCGCTGTCACCTCCAGGCGTACCTGGGCCTGGCCGAGCGCTGGGTGGAGCAGATGCGGAGGGAAGCCGGGCGCATCACCGGGCTGGAGATCCAGCGCAAG ATCACCAGGATTTACTGCTACGTGGCCGTGGTCAGTCTGCAGTACCTGGGACCCGTGGTGCTCACCCTCCACTGCACGCTGCTCCTCAAGACGCTGG TTGGCCTGAACCCAGCGCACGCAGTGAGCACGTTGGGCATCAGCCACCAGCACATCTGCGGTGTGGGGACCGACCCCCTcagccctgtcccctctgtcacacaGGGCACCACTCCTGGGGGCTGTACCCAgagccccctcccctccctccggCGGCACCGGCAGCACCTCCGCACCACGGCGGCGAGGACGGGGAGGACGTGCATGCCGCGGTGGAGCAGATCACGGGCATCTTGGGCGGCATCTTCACCCCCCTCTTCTTCCGTGGACTCTTTGCCTTCCTCACCTGGTGGGTGGCCGCCTGCCAGGTCGTCACCAGCCTCTTTGGCCTCTATTTCCACCAGTACCTTGCAGCCTCCTGACCGGGGGAGCTGGGACGTGCCCCGGGGCGCAGTCGGTGCCCAGCTGTGGGTCCCCTCGCTCCCGCCATGGCTGGTTTCCCGCTTTGCACGTGGGCACATGAGGACACCCACTTGGGGACATTTCTGCCACCAGCTCTTGGCATGA
- the TMEM161A gene encoding transmembrane protein 161A isoform X3: MAVMGVQVVVTLLAASVMQKMAPHCSFARWLLCNGSLHRYKHPSDEELCALAGKQRPKTKRDRRVNGVTDEKPLSVPRDIDLRLDTSPITAVDALVLRYFLEYQWFVDFAVYSTAVYIFTEGYYCLADPEKETNMGVLWCLLTVVFSIKVFFTVMRHYFRSEEGGERSVCLTFAFFFLLLAMVALVIREDYLEFGLEPGLASVTSNLENILKQRGWEWTLPIAKLTFKLALVALCSFLGACLTFPGLRLAQTHLDALRMAADKPLTQVLLHLSFLAPVLVLVMWIKPISRDFLLHAPMGKQTVQLMSDSAYNTARLWTIVGLCLLRLAVTRCHLQAYLGLAERWVEQMRREAGRITGLEIQRKITRIYCYVAVVSLQYLGPVVLTLHCTLLLKTLGIV, encoded by the exons ATG GCGGTGATGGGGGTGCAggtggtggtgaccctgctgGCAGCCAGCGTCATGCAGAAGATGGCCCCGCACTGCTCCTTCGCTCGCTGGCTGCTGTGCAACGGCAG CCTGCACCGCTACAAGCACCCGTCGGACGAGGAGCTCTGCGCCCTGGCGGGCAAGCAGCGCCCCAAGACCAAGCGCGACAG GAGGGTGAATGGCGTGACGGATGAGAAGCCCCTCTCCGTGCCCCGGGACATCGACCTCCGCCTGGACACCAGCCCCATCACCGCCGTGGATGCTCTGG TGCTGCGTTATTTCCTGGAGTACCAGTGGTTCGTGGATTTTGCCGTCTACTCCACCGCCGTGTACATCTTCACCGAGGGCTACTACTGCCTGGCGGACCCTGAAAAGGAGACGAACATGGGGGTGCTCTGGTGCCTGCTGACCGTCGTCTTCTCCAT CAAGGTCTTCTTCACGGTGATGCGCCATTACTTCCGCTCAGAGGAGGGGGGCGAGCGCTCCGTCTGCCTCACCTTcgccttcttcttcctcctcctggccATGGTGGCCCTGGTGATCCGCGAGGACTACCTGGAGTTCGGGCTTGAGCCCG GGCTGGCCAGTGTCACCAGCAACCTGGAGAACATCCTGAAGCAGCGGGGCTGGGAGTGGAC GTTGCCCATTGCCAAGTTGACTTTCAAGCTGGCGCTGGTGGCCCTGTGCTCCTTCCTGGGTGCCTGCCTGACCTTCCCGGGGCTGCGCCTGGCCCAGACGCACCTCGACGCTCTGCGGATGGCGGCCGACAAGCCCCTGACCCA GGTCCTGCTCCACCTGAGTTTCCTGGCGCCCGTCCTGGTGCTGGTGATGTGGATCAAGCCCATCTCGCGGGATTTCCTTCTCCACGCACCCATGGGCAAGCAGACGGTGCAGCT CATGTCGGACTCCGCCTACAACACCGCGCGGCTCTGGACCATCGTGGGGCTCTGCCTGCTGCGCCTGGCTGTCACCCGCTGTCACCTCCAGGCGTACCTGGGCCTGGCCGAGCGCTGGGTGGAGCAGATGCGGAGGGAAGCCGGGCGCATCACCGGGCTGGAGATCCAGCGCAAG ATCACCAGGATTTACTGCTACGTGGCCGTGGTCAGTCTGCAGTACCTGGGACCCGTGGTGCTCACCCTCCACTGCACGCTGCTCCTCAAGACGCTGG gGATTGTGTGA
- the TMEM161A gene encoding transmembrane protein 161A isoform X1, with the protein MAVMGVQVVVTLLAASVMQKMAPHCSFARWLLCNGSLHRYKHPSDEELCALAGKQRPKTKRDRRVNGVTDEKPLSVPRDIDLRLDTSPITAVDALVLRYFLEYQWFVDFAVYSTAVYIFTEGYYCLADPEKETNMGVLWCLLTVVFSIKVFFTVMRHYFRSEEGGERSVCLTFAFFFLLLAMVALVIREDYLEFGLEPGLASVTSNLENILKQRGWEWTLPIAKLTFKLALVALCSFLGACLTFPGLRLAQTHLDALRMAADKPLTQVLLHLSFLAPVLVLVMWIKPISRDFLLHAPMGKQTVQLMSDSAYNTARLWTIVGLCLLRLAVTRCHLQAYLGLAERWVEQMRREAGRITGLEIQRKITRIYCYVAVVSLQYLGPVVLTLHCTLLLKTLGHHSWGLYPEPPPLPPAAPAAPPHHGGEDGEDVHAAVEQITGILGGIFTPLFFRGLFAFLTWWVAACQVVTSLFGLYFHQYLAAS; encoded by the exons ATG GCGGTGATGGGGGTGCAggtggtggtgaccctgctgGCAGCCAGCGTCATGCAGAAGATGGCCCCGCACTGCTCCTTCGCTCGCTGGCTGCTGTGCAACGGCAG CCTGCACCGCTACAAGCACCCGTCGGACGAGGAGCTCTGCGCCCTGGCGGGCAAGCAGCGCCCCAAGACCAAGCGCGACAG GAGGGTGAATGGCGTGACGGATGAGAAGCCCCTCTCCGTGCCCCGGGACATCGACCTCCGCCTGGACACCAGCCCCATCACCGCCGTGGATGCTCTGG TGCTGCGTTATTTCCTGGAGTACCAGTGGTTCGTGGATTTTGCCGTCTACTCCACCGCCGTGTACATCTTCACCGAGGGCTACTACTGCCTGGCGGACCCTGAAAAGGAGACGAACATGGGGGTGCTCTGGTGCCTGCTGACCGTCGTCTTCTCCAT CAAGGTCTTCTTCACGGTGATGCGCCATTACTTCCGCTCAGAGGAGGGGGGCGAGCGCTCCGTCTGCCTCACCTTcgccttcttcttcctcctcctggccATGGTGGCCCTGGTGATCCGCGAGGACTACCTGGAGTTCGGGCTTGAGCCCG GGCTGGCCAGTGTCACCAGCAACCTGGAGAACATCCTGAAGCAGCGGGGCTGGGAGTGGAC GTTGCCCATTGCCAAGTTGACTTTCAAGCTGGCGCTGGTGGCCCTGTGCTCCTTCCTGGGTGCCTGCCTGACCTTCCCGGGGCTGCGCCTGGCCCAGACGCACCTCGACGCTCTGCGGATGGCGGCCGACAAGCCCCTGACCCA GGTCCTGCTCCACCTGAGTTTCCTGGCGCCCGTCCTGGTGCTGGTGATGTGGATCAAGCCCATCTCGCGGGATTTCCTTCTCCACGCACCCATGGGCAAGCAGACGGTGCAGCT CATGTCGGACTCCGCCTACAACACCGCGCGGCTCTGGACCATCGTGGGGCTCTGCCTGCTGCGCCTGGCTGTCACCCGCTGTCACCTCCAGGCGTACCTGGGCCTGGCCGAGCGCTGGGTGGAGCAGATGCGGAGGGAAGCCGGGCGCATCACCGGGCTGGAGATCCAGCGCAAG ATCACCAGGATTTACTGCTACGTGGCCGTGGTCAGTCTGCAGTACCTGGGACCCGTGGTGCTCACCCTCCACTGCACGCTGCTCCTCAAGACGCTGG GGCACCACTCCTGGGGGCTGTACCCAgagccccctcccctccctccggCGGCACCGGCAGCACCTCCGCACCACGGCGGCGAGGACGGGGAGGACGTGCATGCCGCGGTGGAGCAGATCACGGGCATCTTGGGCGGCATCTTCACCCCCCTCTTCTTCCGTGGACTCTTTGCCTTCCTCACCTGGTGGGTGGCCGCCTGCCAGGTCGTCACCAGCCTCTTTGGCCTCTATTTCCACCAGTACCTTGCAGCCTCCTGA